In a single window of the Chondrocystis sp. NIES-4102 genome:
- a CDS encoding group 1 glycosyl transferase — MKVAYICADPGIPIFGQKGCSIHVQEVIRALLAKNIEVSLFTPRLGGEIPPDFKGVKVYKLPTIAKVDRAEREKLARSLNDDLQWELSRAEPFDFIYERYSLWSYSGMEYAQKLGIPGILEVNAPLILEQDQHRGLVDRQEAEAIAQRVFKAASNIVAVSSEIRDYLNLYKVDQALIEVIPNGVNPQRFANISGAYQRSNQQFTVGFVGSLKPWHGLPILIEAFARFHSQHPQTQLLIVGDGTERDRTMADIKQRNLESAVCLTGAVPPETVPEYLAQMDVAVAPYPASTDFYFSPLKVYEYMAAGLPVVASDLGQISQVIDSGVNGLLVKPGDGFALADALDLLWRSPVLRSYLGNCARKTVLQEYTWERVVEKILSKVHPQAIREVIG; from the coding sequence GTGAAAGTTGCTTATATTTGCGCCGATCCTGGCATTCCTATATTTGGACAAAAAGGTTGTTCAATTCATGTACAAGAAGTTATCCGTGCTTTACTTGCTAAGAATATTGAAGTATCTTTATTTACTCCACGTCTTGGGGGCGAAATTCCTCCAGACTTTAAGGGGGTTAAGGTTTATAAACTGCCGACTATTGCCAAGGTGGATAGAGCAGAAAGAGAAAAATTAGCGCGATCGCTCAATGATGATTTGCAGTGGGAGTTAAGTAGGGCTGAACCTTTTGATTTTATTTATGAACGTTATTCTCTCTGGAGTTATAGTGGGATGGAATATGCCCAAAAGCTGGGAATTCCAGGAATTTTAGAAGTTAATGCCCCTTTGATTTTAGAACAGGATCAACATCGGGGCTTGGTTGATCGACAAGAGGCAGAAGCGATCGCGCAACGGGTTTTTAAAGCTGCGAGTAATATTGTGGCGGTTTCGAGTGAGATTAGGGATTATCTTAATTTATATAAGGTTGATCAAGCTTTAATTGAGGTGATTCCTAATGGTGTTAATCCTCAAAGGTTTGCTAATATATCGGGAGCTTATCAGAGAAGCAATCAACAATTTACCGTGGGGTTTGTCGGCTCATTAAAACCTTGGCACGGGCTACCTATATTAATTGAGGCTTTCGCACGTTTTCATTCTCAACATCCCCAAACGCAGTTATTAATTGTCGGTGATGGTACAGAGCGCGATCGCACTATGGCAGATATTAAACAAAGAAATTTGGAGTCGGCGGTATGTTTAACGGGTGCTGTACCTCCTGAAACTGTGCCTGAATACTTGGCGCAAATGGATGTGGCGGTTGCTCCCTACCCTGCCAGTACGGATTTTTATTTTTCTCCTCTCAAGGTTTATGAGTATATGGCAGCAGGCTTACCAGTTGTAGCAAGCGATCTAGGTCAAATTAGCCAGGTGATAGACTCTGGGGTTAATGGTTTATTGGTTAAGCCTGGGGATGGGTTCGCATTAGCAGATGCTTTAGATTTATTATGGCGATCGCCAGTACTACGTAGTTATTTGGGTAATTGCGCCCGTAAAACAGTCTTGCAGGAATATACATGGGAGCGAGTGGTGGAAAAGATTCTCTCTAAGGTTCACCCACAGGCAATTAGGGAGGTAATAGGATGA
- a CDS encoding ABC transporter ATP-binding protein gives MTKKRTLNQSLPILGEVLRTFSPYLLQQKFLLIIASLAMVADVTLRILEPLPLKFVFDYVLDDNPLPNPVLAQLEPIWLLTVCAGAILVLTALRALAAYWSTVSLAIVGSRVMTKVRDRLYCHLQQLSLAYHTKARSGDLIVRISSDASRLQEILLTAALPLLISILTLLGTVGAMFWIDRDLTLLSLVTLPLFAFAANRLSLRIQESSLKQRKQEGLVAATAAESIAAIKLIQALSLENAFAQMFSRQNRASLSKSVETQRLSASLERTVDGVIALGMAIVLWYGSWLVLRDALTAGDVIVFLTYLRNAFKPVQNFAKYTGRLAKAAASGERILNILQQTPDIQDQPQALIASPFRGNIIFDNVSFAYESGQKLLDGINLTIKPGQLVALSGVSGSGKSTLISLLLRLYDPTAGRIMIDGQDIRNYTIASLRSQMSVVLQESLLFAASVKENIAYGIDHVSDAEIVAAARLANIDSFISSLPQGYDTILGERGATLSGGQRQRIAIARAAIRRTPILILDEPTTGLDRENEQAVIEALQRLAQQRTTFLVTHDLTLANQADVIIYLEKGQIVEQGSPQELMSSNGRYAQLYQLQNGYETVCN, from the coding sequence ATGACTAAAAAGCGAACGCTAAATCAATCATTACCGATATTAGGAGAAGTATTACGTACTTTTTCCCCCTATCTGCTGCAACAGAAATTTTTGCTAATTATAGCTAGTTTAGCAATGGTGGCAGATGTAACCTTACGCATCCTTGAACCATTACCGCTTAAATTCGTTTTTGATTATGTTTTGGATGATAATCCACTTCCTAACCCTGTTTTAGCCCAACTTGAGCCTATCTGGTTATTAACTGTCTGTGCTGGGGCTATTTTGGTTTTGACGGCACTACGGGCATTAGCTGCTTATTGGAGTACGGTATCTTTAGCTATTGTTGGTAGTCGCGTTATGACTAAAGTACGCGATCGCTTGTACTGTCATTTGCAACAGTTGTCTTTGGCTTATCATACTAAAGCAAGAAGTGGCGATTTAATTGTCAGAATTAGTAGTGATGCTAGTCGTCTACAAGAAATTCTACTCACTGCTGCCCTACCCCTATTAATTAGCATTTTAACTTTGCTTGGAACAGTAGGTGCAATGTTTTGGATCGATCGCGATTTAACTTTGCTGTCTTTGGTAACACTACCTCTGTTTGCCTTTGCTGCTAACCGTCTAAGTTTGAGAATTCAAGAGTCTTCTCTCAAACAACGTAAACAGGAAGGCTTAGTAGCAGCTACCGCAGCCGAATCTATTGCAGCAATCAAGCTTATTCAGGCTCTATCTTTAGAAAATGCCTTCGCTCAGATGTTTTCGCGCCAAAATCGCGCTAGTCTATCTAAAAGCGTCGAAACTCAACGTTTATCGGCTAGTTTGGAACGTACCGTTGATGGGGTAATTGCTTTGGGTATGGCGATCGTTTTATGGTATGGTTCTTGGTTAGTCTTGCGAGATGCTTTAACCGCAGGGGATGTAATTGTTTTTCTAACTTATCTCAGAAATGCCTTCAAACCTGTACAAAATTTTGCTAAATATACAGGTAGGTTAGCTAAAGCTGCTGCATCTGGAGAACGAATTTTAAATATTTTACAGCAAACCCCCGATATTCAAGATCAACCCCAGGCGTTAATCGCCTCACCATTTCGTGGCAATATTATCTTTGATAATGTTAGTTTTGCCTATGAGTCGGGACAAAAATTACTCGATGGTATTAATTTAACTATTAAACCAGGACAATTAGTTGCTCTTTCTGGGGTTTCGGGAAGTGGTAAGTCTACTTTAATCAGTTTGCTATTACGTCTGTATGATCCTACCGCAGGGCGTATTATGATTGATGGGCAAGATATTCGTAATTATACTATTGCTTCGCTGCGATCGCAGATGAGCGTTGTTTTACAGGAAAGTCTGCTTTTTGCTGCTAGCGTTAAGGAAAATATCGCCTATGGTATTGATCATGTTAGTGATGCTGAAATTGTAGCTGCTGCACGTCTTGCTAACATCGATAGTTTTATTAGTAGTTTACCCCAAGGATACGATACTATTTTGGGAGAACGGGGCGCAACCCTATCAGGTGGTCAACGTCAAAGAATTGCGATCGCTCGTGCTGCTATTCGTCGTACTCCTATTTTGATTTTGGATGAACCTACTACGGGTTTGGATCGGGAAAATGAACAAGCGGTAATTGAAGCTTTACAAAGATTAGCCCAACAACGTACTACTTTTCTTGTTACCCATGATCTTACTTTAGCTAATCAAGCTGATGTGATTATTTATTTGGAAAAAGGACAAATAGTTGAACAAGGTAGTCCTCAAGAATTGATGAGTAGTAATGGACGTTATGCTCAACTTTATCAGTTGCAAAATGGGTATGAAACTGTTTGTAATTAG
- a CDS encoding aminoglycoside phosphotransferase, which produces MIFNGCLVTDRYNITQDLKMTFLSDVLSPAKVIKVFLQHLSLFVANLDLVAIEVIRYKPQKRCLIEYTFEGKSKLVLIGKIRAKGTDTKSYNLQKQLWASEFSSDSDDGISVPEPVGIIPQWQMWVQKKVPGNLIINHLIGREGINISKRIAQIAHKLHNVDIITQRRHTITEELAILEQKLPLVINDYPPWRSRIATLLEQCFILGENTPEVELVNIHRDFYFDQILVDGDRFYLLDFDLYCRGNPNLDLGNFLGHIQEYSLRVLGDVNKLKEQENTLIKEYIKLTQPENLAAIQAYTTLTLVRHIYLSNQFPQRRFCTEELLNLCEKRLNFIKV; this is translated from the coding sequence ATGATTTTTAATGGTTGTCTGGTAACTGATAGGTATAATATCACTCAAGATCTGAAAATGACTTTTTTATCTGATGTTCTTTCACCAGCAAAAGTTATTAAAGTTTTTCTACAACACCTTAGTTTGTTTGTGGCTAATTTAGATTTAGTTGCTATTGAGGTAATTCGTTATAAACCCCAAAAACGTTGTCTAATTGAATATACTTTTGAGGGTAAAAGTAAATTGGTTTTAATTGGCAAAATACGTGCTAAAGGTACAGATACGAAATCCTATAACTTGCAAAAACAACTATGGGCAAGTGAATTTAGTAGTGATAGTGATGATGGTATTTCTGTTCCCGAACCTGTAGGAATTATTCCTCAATGGCAGATGTGGGTACAAAAAAAAGTTCCTGGTAATTTAATTATTAATCATTTAATTGGTAGAGAAGGGATTAATATTAGTAAAAGGATTGCTCAGATTGCCCATAAATTACATAATGTAGATATTATTACCCAACGCCGTCATACTATCACAGAAGAATTAGCAATTTTAGAGCAAAAGTTACCCTTAGTTATTAATGATTATCCTCCCTGGCGATCGCGTATTGCAACTCTTTTAGAACAATGTTTTATTTTAGGAGAAAATACCCCAGAAGTAGAGCTTGTTAATATTCATCGAGATTTCTATTTTGATCAAATATTAGTAGATGGCGATCGCTTTTATTTATTAGATTTTGATTTATACTGTCGGGGAAATCCTAATCTCGATCTGGGTAACTTTCTGGGACATATACAAGAATATAGCTTGAGAGTTTTAGGTGATGTAAATAAATTAAAAGAGCAAGAAAATACTTTAATAAAAGAATATATTAAACTCACTCAACCAGAAAACTTAGCAGCGATTCAAGCCTATACAACTTTAACCTTGGTTCGTCATATTTATCTTAGTAATCAATTCCCTCAACGTCGTTTTTGTACAGAAGAACTACTAAATTTGTGTGAAAAACGTTTAAATTTTATCAAAGTATAA
- a CDS encoding two-component response regulator, protein MNRILIAEDEPRIASFITKGLRAKGYQTTLTNNGVEVLSLVSNYNFDLLLLDVGLVDQDGLVVIKELRKQGITFPIIVMTAGDDVQDQLIEVEGNADNYIPKPFSFQTLTDQITKLLYTNRANKRSQPPIPNILQK, encoded by the coding sequence ATGAATCGAATTTTAATTGCTGAAGATGAACCCAGAATTGCCTCTTTTATCACTAAAGGACTACGCGCCAAAGGTTATCAAACTACCCTCACTAATAATGGCGTTGAAGTACTTTCACTTGTATCAAACTATAACTTTGATTTACTTTTACTCGATGTAGGACTTGTAGATCAAGATGGTTTAGTGGTGATTAAAGAATTAAGAAAACAAGGGATAACTTTCCCAATTATTGTGATGACTGCTGGTGATGATGTTCAAGATCAATTAATTGAGGTTGAAGGTAATGCAGATAATTATATTCCTAAACCATTTTCCTTTCAGACATTAACAGATCAGATCACAAAACTTTTATATACTAACCGCGCAAATAAGCGATCGCAGCCACCAATCCCAAACATCCTACAAAAGTAG
- a CDS encoding heat shock protein DnaJ domain protein, which yields MANPDRDFRSSPKSISLPPEARLINTYYGLMGLHPSASNIAIRRTYRQLSKKYHPDTTELSPQEATVKFQRLNEAYAVLSSPEKRSLYDLKIGYSRLNVIQAPNYLASDTEQYSKTAYLDPTDRPLSSGEIFVLVLLGATFVGCLGLVAAIAYLRG from the coding sequence ATGGCAAATCCCGATCGCGATTTTCGTTCATCCCCCAAGTCAATATCTCTACCACCTGAAGCTAGATTAATTAATACTTATTATGGACTGATGGGTTTACATCCGTCGGCTTCTAATATTGCTATTCGTCGTACCTATCGTCAACTAAGTAAAAAATATCACCCTGATACAACTGAACTTTCTCCCCAGGAGGCTACAGTTAAATTTCAGAGATTAAATGAGGCTTATGCTGTTTTGAGTAGCCCTGAAAAGCGATCGCTTTATGATTTGAAAATTGGCTATTCTCGTCTAAATGTCATTCAAGCACCTAATTATCTAGCTAGCGATACAGAACAATATTCCAAAACTGCTTATTTAGATCCAACAGATCGCCCTTTATCTTCTGGGGAAATTTTTGTTTTAGTGTTATTGGGTGCTACTTTTGTAGGATGTTTGGGATTGGTGGCTGCGATCGCTTATTTGCGCGGTTAG
- a CDS encoding riboflavin biosynthesis protein RibF has translation MLLTSSVEQIKTPTAIALGNFDGIHQGHQLVLQAMINSLNQSQSHIYPSVVSFTPHPREFFSGGKLQLLTPIPEKAKLLSSLGVEQLILLTFNQEMAGLSPQDFVEQILVKQLQARQISVGSDFRFGYQRQGSGEDLKNIAANFGITVCLNPLHEYQDSHHQTVRVSSSLIRKALEQGDVITAKMMLGRAYSFTGTVVTGQQLGRTIGFPTANLQLPAVKFLPRYGVYSVEVMLKQSVIKGVMNLGCRPTVAGVAPTVEVHLLNWSGDLYGQTLEVNLLRFLRPEQKFANLEALKQQITKDCQAVLNN, from the coding sequence GTGTTACTTACATCTTCAGTCGAACAGATAAAAACTCCTACCGCGATCGCTCTTGGTAATTTTGATGGCATCCATCAAGGGCATCAATTGGTGCTGCAAGCAATGATTAATTCATTGAATCAGTCACAGTCTCACATTTATCCATCAGTGGTAAGTTTTACACCACACCCTAGGGAGTTTTTTAGTGGGGGTAAATTGCAGTTGCTAACCCCAATACCTGAAAAAGCTAAATTACTATCTAGTTTGGGTGTTGAGCAATTAATTCTTTTAACCTTCAATCAAGAAATGGCTGGTTTAAGCCCCCAAGATTTTGTCGAACAAATTTTAGTCAAGCAACTTCAAGCCAGACAGATTAGTGTAGGTTCAGACTTTCGTTTTGGTTATCAACGACAGGGATCGGGGGAAGATTTAAAAAATATTGCTGCTAATTTTGGCATTACAGTATGTTTAAACCCTCTACATGAGTATCAAGATTCCCACCATCAAACCGTAAGAGTTAGTAGTTCTCTGATTCGTAAGGCTTTAGAGCAAGGAGACGTGATCACCGCTAAGATGATGTTAGGTCGTGCTTACAGTTTTACAGGTACAGTAGTTACAGGACAACAATTAGGCAGAACTATTGGATTTCCTACCGCTAATTTACAACTTCCTGCTGTCAAATTTTTACCGCGCTATGGCGTATATTCTGTAGAAGTAATGCTCAAACAATCTGTAATTAAGGGAGTGATGAATTTAGGATGTCGTCCTACCGTTGCAGGAGTTGCACCAACTGTAGAAGTACATTTGTTAAATTGGTCGGGAGATTTATATGGTCAAACTCTTGAGGTTAATTTACTGCGCTTTCTACGTCCAGAACAAAAGTTTGCTAATCTTGAAGCCCTAAAGCAACAAATTACTAAAGATTGTCAAGCCGTATTAAATAATTGA
- a CDS encoding Ap4A phosphorylase II, with product MEESAINPLGDLIQPGTLWEKTQQRSIEARKSGALHSIETEYYLIQQQEIAFVVRTLANVARKEQARQQQTKQEKQTGKQVDPFLPYEADLFVGDITPTHICLLNKFNVVDHHLLIVTRAFEEQTDLLNLEDFVALWSCMREIDGLAFYNGGKLAGASQRHKHLQLVPLPFLPDVIHLPIELALANTTVVNQQITISNFPFQHALAFLDLDPNTSPTTAGEVMLNNYRKLLNQVGLNVDANTQQQPGAYNFLATKNWMLIVPRSLESFQNISINSLGFAGSLFVRDRPSLELLKELTPLKLLSNVGFGLNS from the coding sequence ATGGAAGAATCCGCAATTAATCCTCTTGGAGATCTGATACAACCAGGTACTTTGTGGGAAAAAACTCAACAAAGAAGTATTGAGGCGCGTAAATCTGGCGCATTACATTCAATTGAAACGGAATATTATCTGATTCAGCAGCAAGAGATTGCTTTTGTAGTCAGAACTTTAGCTAATGTAGCTCGGAAAGAACAAGCCCGCCAACAGCAAACCAAACAGGAGAAGCAGACAGGGAAGCAAGTAGATCCTTTTTTACCCTATGAGGCTGATTTATTTGTCGGCGATATCACTCCTACTCATATCTGTTTACTTAATAAGTTTAATGTTGTCGATCATCATCTTCTAATTGTGACTCGTGCTTTTGAAGAACAAACAGATTTACTCAATTTAGAGGATTTTGTGGCTTTATGGTCTTGTATGAGAGAAATTGACGGATTGGCTTTTTATAACGGTGGAAAGCTAGCTGGAGCGTCTCAAAGACATAAACATTTACAATTAGTTCCTTTGCCATTTTTACCCGATGTAATTCATCTACCCATCGAATTAGCACTTGCCAATACTACTGTAGTTAATCAGCAAATAACTATTAGTAATTTTCCTTTTCAGCACGCACTAGCTTTTTTAGATCTAGATCCCAACACTTCGCCAACAACAGCAGGTGAGGTGATGTTAAATAACTACCGCAAGCTATTAAACCAGGTAGGATTAAATGTAGATGCTAATACACAACAACAGCCAGGGGCTTATAATTTTTTGGCTACTAAAAACTGGATGTTGATTGTACCGCGATCGCTTGAGTCTTTTCAAAATATTTCAATTAATTCTCTAGGTTTTGCTGGTTCTTTATTTGTACGCGATCGCCCTTCCCTAGAATTGTTAAAAGAGCTAACTCCTTTGAAATTACTAAGTAACGTTGGTTTTGGTTTGAATAGTTAA
- a CDS encoding 3-isopropylmalate dehydrogenase produces MSKQHKITLLAGDGIGPEIMSVAQQVLEAIASKHNLELTFTSALIGGAAIDETGEPLPAATLEACRQSDAVLLAAIGGYKWDNLPRQQRPETGLLALRAGLGLFANLRPATILPQLIDASSLKREVVEGVDIMVVRELTGGIYFGQPKGIFTTETGEQRGVNTMAYSVSEIDRIARVGFETAQKRRGKLCSVDKANVLDVSQLWRDRVTAISQEYSDVELSHLYVDNAAMQLVRAPKQFDTIVTGNLFGDILSDAAAMLTGSIGMLPSASLAADGPGVFEPVHGSAPDIAGQDKANPLAQVLSVAMMLRYGLNQPTAADEIENVVNQVLDLGYRTGDIMSPGMKAVGCKEMGEVLIKLINQ; encoded by the coding sequence ATGAGCAAACAGCATAAAATTACTTTACTTGCAGGGGATGGTATTGGCCCAGAAATTATGTCGGTAGCACAACAGGTGTTAGAGGCGATCGCTAGTAAGCATAATTTAGAATTAACTTTTACGTCCGCTTTAATTGGTGGTGCTGCGATCGATGAAACGGGAGAGCCATTACCAGCAGCTACTTTAGAAGCCTGTCGTCAAAGTGATGCTGTTTTACTTGCAGCTATTGGCGGTTATAAATGGGATAATTTACCCCGTCAGCAGCGACCTGAAACTGGGTTATTGGCTTTGCGTGCTGGGTTAGGACTGTTTGCTAATTTAAGACCTGCTACTATTTTACCCCAATTAATTGATGCTTCTTCCCTCAAAAGAGAAGTGGTAGAGGGGGTAGATATTATGGTGGTACGAGAATTGACTGGCGGAATTTATTTTGGACAACCAAAAGGTATATTTACTACCGAAACAGGTGAACAACGCGGTGTTAATACTATGGCATATAGTGTTAGTGAGATTGACCGTATTGCTAGAGTCGGTTTTGAAACTGCTCAAAAACGTCGGGGTAAATTATGTTCGGTAGATAAAGCTAATGTTTTGGATGTGTCGCAATTATGGCGCGATCGCGTAACAGCAATATCACAAGAATATAGTGATGTAGAATTAAGTCATCTCTACGTAGACAATGCTGCCATGCAATTGGTTCGCGCTCCCAAACAGTTTGATACAATCGTTACAGGCAATTTGTTTGGTGATATTCTTTCCGATGCTGCTGCGATGCTCACTGGTAGTATAGGTATGTTACCATCCGCTAGTTTGGCTGCTGATGGCCCTGGTGTATTTGAACCTGTGCATGGTTCAGCCCCCGATATTGCAGGACAAGATAAGGCTAATCCCCTCGCCCAAGTGCTTAGTGTTGCTATGATGCTACGTTACGGTTTGAATCAACCCACTGCTGCTGATGAGATTGAAAATGTGGTTAACCAAGTTTTAGATTTAGGCTACCGCACAGGAGATATTATGTCACCAGGAATGAAGGCTGTCGGTTGTAAGGAGATGGGAGAGGTATTGATTAAGTTGATTAATCAGTAA
- a CDS encoding glycerophosphoryl diester phosphodiesterase, with amino-acid sequence MLCIGHRGAMGHEPENTLLSVKKALSLGVDGIEVDVYNVENNLVVIHDRELSRTTNGIGEVETQSLAYLRSLDAGKGEKIPLLSEVVETVARQAFINIELKGSNTARLVVELIQKYLKQGWSYQDFVVSSFNHYELNQVKIIEENIKIGILIYGLPWEYITIAQKLRADIVICSIDFVSCEVVSSIQSDNLQVWVYTVNQPQDIKLMQKLGIDGIFTNYPERVLLSDKSS; translated from the coding sequence ATGCTGTGTATTGGACATCGAGGCGCAATGGGACACGAGCCTGAAAATACCTTATTATCAGTAAAAAAGGCATTATCATTAGGCGTTGATGGAATTGAAGTTGACGTTTATAACGTTGAAAATAATTTAGTAGTAATTCACGATCGCGAATTATCTCGAACTACTAACGGTATTGGTGAGGTGGAAACCCAGAGTCTAGCATATTTGCGTTCTTTAGATGCGGGTAAAGGTGAGAAAATTCCTTTATTGAGTGAGGTGGTGGAAACAGTAGCGCGCCAAGCTTTTATTAATATTGAATTGAAAGGTAGCAACACTGCAAGATTGGTAGTAGAGTTAATTCAAAAGTATCTTAAACAGGGATGGTCTTATCAAGATTTCGTCGTTTCTTCTTTCAATCACTATGAATTAAATCAAGTTAAAATCATTGAAGAAAATATTAAAATTGGGATATTAATCTATGGTTTACCCTGGGAATATATTACAATTGCTCAAAAATTAAGAGCAGATATTGTAATTTGTAGTATCGATTTTGTTAGTTGTGAAGTAGTATCTTCAATACAATCAGATAATTTGCAAGTATGGGTATATACTGTCAATCAACCTCAAGATATTAAGCTGATGCAAAAGTTAGGGATTGATGGTATTTTTACTAATTACCCTGAAAGAGTACTATTAAGTGACAAAAGCTCTTAA
- a CDS encoding sun protein, with protein sequence MTSFPGSRQLAFLALKKIYYKQAYTDIALDHVIKSVDKSVEISKLDRSFICELVYGIVRRQRTLDTLIDLLGKKQASQQPPDLRIILHLGLYQLRYLNRIPTSAAVNTSVELAKTNGLNKLSGVVNGLLRAYIRQSASGDPLQLPNDPIQRLGILHSFPNWIVNNWLEQLPLEEVDQLLAWFNQSPGIDLRVNTLKTTITEVETALTSAGVTVNRIPGLPQGLRIEGAGIITQLPGYQHGWWIVQDASAQLVSYLLDPQPGETIIDACAAPGGKTTHIAELMQDKGKIIACDRYSKRLKRVKENATRLELKSIDIQPGDSRNLEQFVNIAERVLLDAPCSGLGTLHKRPDIRWQKSSESIEDLLSLQRQLLDQAASWVKPNGILVYATCTLNLLENEKVIQSFLERHPNWSIQSPTNMSIDNWLAPEGWIKIYPHRHNMDGFFMVRLIRD encoded by the coding sequence ATGACATCTTTTCCTGGTTCACGTCAGTTAGCTTTCTTAGCGTTAAAAAAAATATACTATAAGCAAGCCTATACTGATATTGCTCTAGATCATGTCATCAAATCTGTAGATAAGTCGGTCGAAATTAGTAAATTGGATCGAAGCTTTATCTGTGAATTAGTTTATGGAATTGTCCGTCGTCAGCGCACTCTTGATACTTTAATTGATTTATTAGGTAAAAAGCAGGCTAGTCAACAACCTCCAGATTTAAGGATAATTTTACATCTCGGTTTATATCAGTTGCGTTATTTAAATCGTATTCCCACTTCAGCAGCAGTAAATACTAGTGTGGAGTTAGCAAAAACCAATGGTTTAAATAAACTTAGTGGTGTCGTCAATGGTTTGTTACGGGCTTATATTCGCCAAAGTGCGTCAGGTGATCCTCTGCAACTACCAAATGATCCTATACAGAGATTAGGCATCTTGCATAGTTTTCCTAATTGGATTGTTAACAATTGGCTAGAACAATTACCTCTAGAAGAAGTAGATCAGTTGCTGGCTTGGTTTAATCAATCCCCTGGGATCGATTTGAGGGTAAATACACTCAAAACCACAATTACAGAAGTAGAAACTGCATTAACAAGTGCTGGAGTTACTGTTAATCGTATACCAGGCTTACCTCAAGGATTAAGGATCGAAGGCGCAGGGATAATTACCCAATTACCTGGTTATCAACACGGTTGGTGGATAGTACAAGATGCTAGCGCGCAATTAGTGTCTTATTTATTAGATCCGCAGCCAGGGGAGACGATTATTGATGCTTGTGCAGCCCCAGGGGGAAAAACGACCCATATAGCCGAATTAATGCAAGATAAGGGCAAAATTATTGCTTGCGATCGCTATAGTAAAAGATTAAAAAGAGTTAAGGAAAATGCTACACGATTAGAGTTAAAATCCATTGACATTCAACCAGGCGATAGTCGAAACTTAGAGCAATTTGTTAACATAGCTGAGAGAGTATTATTAGATGCTCCTTGTTCTGGATTGGGTACTCTTCATAAGCGTCCTGATATTAGATGGCAAAAGTCATCAGAATCAATTGAGGATCTTTTGAGTTTACAACGACAATTATTAGATCAAGCAGCAAGCTGGGTAAAACCGAATGGTATTTTGGTTTATGCAACCTGTACTCTTAACCTTTTGGAAAATGAAAAAGTAATACAATCATTTTTGGAACGACATCCCAACTGGAGTATACAATCTCCCACTAACATGAGTATTGATAACTGGTTAGCACCAGAAGGCTGGATTAAGATTTATCCCCATCGTCATAATATGGATGGGTTTTTTATGGTGAGATTAATACGAGATTAA
- a CDS encoding PBS lyase HEAT domain protein repeat-containing protein, with amino-acid sequence MSITPESIQSLLDSEDFGERIRGLNQLRQIEPATALPLVKPMITDKNTRVRYAAVSQLDTIGQADKTACLEILRDRLFNDPEPDVQAAAADAIAGLKLVEAYEDLADTYHKTSEWLVQFSIIAALGELGDPRGFDLLEEALKSDNNLLQTAAIGSMGELGDARAVSLLATFADHEDWQIRYRLAQALGKLGGEEAKAVITKLASDESEQVAQEAKNNL; translated from the coding sequence ATGAGTATTACACCTGAATCAATCCAAAGTTTATTAGATTCCGAAGACTTCGGAGAACGTATTAGGGGATTAAATCAATTGCGTCAAATAGAACCTGCAACCGCTCTTCCCTTGGTAAAACCGATGATTACTGACAAAAATACTCGTGTACGCTATGCTGCGGTAAGCCAATTAGATACTATAGGACAAGCTGATAAAACTGCCTGTTTAGAAATATTACGCGATCGCTTGTTTAATGATCCAGAGCCTGATGTACAAGCAGCAGCAGCCGATGCAATTGCAGGTTTAAAATTGGTAGAAGCTTATGAGGATTTAGCAGACACCTATCATAAGACTTCGGAATGGTTGGTGCAGTTTAGTATTATTGCAGCTTTGGGTGAGCTTGGCGATCCTCGTGGTTTTGATTTATTGGAAGAGGCGTTAAAATCCGATAATAATCTTCTACAAACCGCAGCGATCGGTTCTATGGGAGAATTGGGTGATGCTCGTGCTGTTTCTTTACTCGCTACTTTTGCAGATCACGAAGACTGGCAAATACGCTATCGTTTGGCGCAGGCTCTTGGTAAATTGGGCGGGGAGGAAGCTAAAGCGGTTATTACTAAGTTAGCCTCCGATGAGTCTGAGCAAGTGGCGCAAGAAGCTAAGAATAATCTTTAA